In Pseudomonas sp. MYb327, one DNA window encodes the following:
- a CDS encoding DedA family protein, with amino-acid sequence MDFNPLDLVLHLDVYLDLLVTNYGPWIYAILFLVIFCETGLVVMPFLPGDSLLFIAGAVAAGGGMDPVLLGGLLMLAAILGDSTNYVVGRTAGERLFSNPNSKIFRRDYLQQTHDFYEKHGGKTVTLARFLPIIRTFAPFVAGVAKMPYPRFFAFSILGTILWVGGLVTLGYFFGNVPFIKSNLSLLVVGIILLSLVPMIIGVIRSRFGGSNSKAESR; translated from the coding sequence ATGGATTTCAACCCGCTCGATCTCGTCCTGCATCTCGATGTTTACCTCGATTTGCTGGTCACCAACTACGGGCCATGGATCTACGCCATTCTGTTTCTGGTGATTTTTTGTGAAACCGGCCTGGTAGTCATGCCGTTCCTCCCGGGTGACTCGCTGCTGTTTATCGCCGGTGCCGTAGCGGCCGGCGGTGGCATGGACCCGGTATTACTCGGCGGCCTGCTGATGCTGGCGGCGATTCTCGGTGATAGTACGAATTACGTCGTCGGACGAACGGCCGGCGAACGTCTGTTCAGCAATCCCAATTCGAAAATCTTCCGCCGCGATTACCTGCAACAAACTCACGACTTCTATGAAAAGCACGGCGGCAAAACTGTAACCCTCGCGCGCTTCCTGCCCATCATTCGAACCTTTGCACCGTTCGTCGCCGGCGTAGCGAAAATGCCCTATCCGCGTTTCTTCGCATTCAGCATCCTCGGCACCATTCTGTGGGTCGGCGGGCTGGTCACCCTCGGTTACTTCTTTGGCAACGTACCGTTCATCAAGTCCAACCTGTCGCTGCTGGTCGTTGGCATCATCCTGCTGTCACTGGTGCCGATGATCATCGGCGTGATCCGCAGCCGCTTCGGCGGCTCGAACTCCAAAGCCGAATCCCGCTGA
- a CDS encoding GNAT family N-acetyltransferase encodes MRIIQATLEHLDLLTPLFVKYREFYGSLPYPDSSRAFLEKRLRRKESVIYLALSDDDSNKLMGFCQLYPSFSSLSLKRVWILNDIYVAEDARRQLVADNLIRTAKKMAKETNAVRMRVSTSSNNEVAQKTYESIGFKEDTEFKNYVLPISDEL; translated from the coding sequence ATGCGGATTATTCAAGCGACCCTCGAACACCTGGACCTGCTGACCCCGTTGTTCGTCAAATATCGCGAGTTTTATGGCTCCCTGCCGTATCCGGACTCGTCCCGGGCATTCCTCGAGAAACGCCTGCGTCGCAAGGAATCGGTGATCTACCTGGCATTGTCCGATGACGACAGCAATAAACTGATGGGTTTCTGTCAGTTGTACCCGAGCTTTTCGTCGCTTTCGCTCAAACGCGTGTGGATTCTCAACGACATCTACGTCGCCGAAGACGCCCGCCGCCAATTGGTGGCCGACAACCTGATCCGCACCGCGAAGAAAATGGCCAAGGAAACCAATGCCGTGCGCATGCGCGTTTCCACCAGCAGCAATAACGAAGTCGCTCAGAAAACCTACGAATCCATCGGGTTCAAGGAAGATACCGAATTCAAAAACTACGTGTTGCCGATCAGCGACGAACTCTGA